From Bradyrhizobium sp. AZCC 1610:
CTTGTCTGGATCGGTCGCAACGAAACTCGAGTGTTAAGCTTGATGTTCGTCGCGGAGGTTAATTCTGGAACTCGGTCAGCATCAAGCGAACAGATCGGCGCCGGCGATCTAGCCTGTTTGCCCTTCCTGAAACTGAGCCCTAATCTCCTCGGGGCTCATCATCTCGTTGGAATGAAGCCGATGGCTGACGCGGTCTCGCATCAAATCCAATAACGCCAGTTTCAGGTTCACAAGGAACAGTGTCCTGTTGCTGTCGATGGGTTCTACTACTTCCTTGCTATCCCCACCAATGCGGGGATTGGGGTAGTAGGTTCTGCCCTTATGGATCGCCAGCTTGCCAACGTATTTCAGTGTGTCCTCGGAAGCAAATGAGGCGCCCAGGTTATGAGCAAAAACGTTCCTGATGCGAGCGATGCCTTTGAGTGTGTCGCGCGTCGGACGATCGATGGCGTTTAGGAGGTACAGCAATTCGATCTGCGGCCCGATAGCGCCAAGTGGCATGTCCGGCTTGAATTGGTCTTCAATGACCTTGGGATCGTTCCGCAGCCTTTCTACCAATGTGCGCTCGACCGCTTCCTCCAGAAGGGACCCGCCAAGGACAGCCACAAGGGTTTCTGATCCTGTTGTCAGAATCTCACCAATCGCCGCTAGGTGAGCGTCGTTGAATATCGCCCATGTCATGGTTATGCCGCCCCTTACGTCAATCAATTTGGCCGTTGGCCCTCATGTCGACCGGTCGAGTTTTTCCGCAACCCGAGGGCGAGGGCAAGGGGATGACCGTGACAATGACGGTGGATCAACTTTCTTCAGCCATTGACCGGCCGCGACTCAGGCTCTGCATCTGCCGGCGCAATCACGCGCATGGTCACGAGAATCATCAGGCTGTTGGAGCGTAGAACTCACCAACCAAATATCGAACGTGGTCGGGCTTAGAATCAGACGACTGCGTGGCGACGAAATATCCCGCCGGCGCGGCTATCCACAAGTCGATCTGCTCGTCGGTCAGAGTGACGGTGCCGTCACGGAATTTATAGTCGCCCGCCCTTGTCGGATCCCCGACGTCGTTCCAACCAATTCGGATTTCCATAGGCTTTCTCCATTTGTGAGAGAGGGCGCAAGCTCAGGGATTGCCTAGAACACCGATAACAATAGCGGCGATCAGGATGAAGGCCATAGCGATCACGGTTGCTCGGCCATACCGCTGGTTGCGGAAACGCGAAAGCGCCCCGAAAGGGGATGGATTTTTAACCAAATCAGCGGGTCTGCTGGTTTGTATTGCCGGTCTTTGGCCTCGCGGCTTCCCTCGCCCGCTCAGCTTGCCATGCGTCGTATTCGGGCGTGCCGGGCCGCGGCGGCGCACCCGGAGGCAATCCGCCCATCCAATGCGGCATGTCGGCGACATGGGGGCCGCTCGCACAGGCCGAGACCGAGAGGCAGAGTGAGCACAGGATTAGCAATGTCCGGAGCACGGTCGGAATCCTCCGCGCTGCAAACGTCCTCCGGTCAGTCGAGCACGTTTCCTCGAGAGGGGGAATTGTTTTTTAAGCAAAGCAGCAGATGTCAGTTAAGACTCACCGCGAGATTTCATGCTTTCGGCTGTCGTCTCCTTAGGCGCGCGTACAGCGCCCCAGCTAGACCAACCCCCACAACAGAAGCAACGGTAAGGGCCGATCGGCTTTCCTCTCCGTCCTGAAACAGAAGCGCACAACCGACGGCGATGATCAATGCGACGACTGTCAAAGGAAGCCGGTAGACGTTCGCGAATAGCCAATCCGAATGATGCTTACCACCCAGCCAAGCGGCGTAGAACACCATTGCTGCAAGTGCCAGTACGTAGACTCCCAAGACGAAAATCGCAGGATATTGGAGCGCGGGTGGGCCATGCAGGAGAACCACAAACGCCAGCAGTAGGAGAGCAGTTCCACCAAAACCAATCGCGGTCATGTGCTTGCGCCACGTCATTTCCCCTTCGCCTTCATTAGCCCCAGCTCTACTAGGCGGCGGAACGCTTCCGAACGAGTGGTGTCATTCGCCGCCGCCCATGCCTCTACTTCGGCAATCAATGGGGTCGGCATCCGCGCGGCAATATGCGGGTCTTTCCCGGTTGCGGGACGACCGCGCCGTTTTTTAGGTGCAACCTTTATTGACTTCTTCATAATTTAGGTTGTACCCTAAAAACGAGCCGAGTGGAAGCTGACACTTCCACCCCGGCTCTAACCCGAGCCAAAAAGGATGGCCCTCCAAATGACCCAGGCTAAACGCGTGCATAGCACGCCACCCACAAACACGTCTGCACTTCCCGTCGACCCGACGCGGCGGCGCCTACTCACCATCGCTACCGGCGGCGCCGTTGCCGCTGCAATCCCCGCTGCTGCCCTGGCGGACGCGTCTGCGGTCGATCCGATCTACGCCGCCATCGGCAAGCACCAGCAGGCTGTCGCCGCGCATGATGCGGTCGTGGATGTTCGCGCTGCCTTCGACGACTTCAACATGAACGACGAGCAGAAGACGCAACTCGCCGGTCTTAAGGCCGCGGTGGAAGAGGCATGGGATCGTTTGGAAGACACCGGCAGCGACCTTGTCAATACCAAGTCCACCACGCTCGCCGGTGTCGCGGCCCTCTGCAGATACGTTGAGCCGCTTCTCAATGAGCAGGACACGGTCAACTTGCCGGAGGTGATCTGTTGGGATGATGATACTGCATCAACGGCGGCGGGTGCGCTCGCGAACGCAATCGCGGCGGCGGTCGAGGCCATCATTCGGCAGGGGATGCAATCATGAACGTTGTCGAGTTTCCGATAGCTGATCGGCCGATCACGGAAAGCCAGATGGACAAACTCCATTCTCAAGCCTTCCGCGATCTCGAGTCCAGGATTTGCGATTGCGTAAGCATGGCGAAGATCGCCGCTCAGGCGGTGATGAACATAAGGACTGACGACCGCGAGTTGGTTTTCGCGGTGGCGCATGCGTCCGAAATGCTGGACACGCTCAAGGCCGACTACTACGCCGCCTACCACGGCAAAAAACCGCTGGAGCCATAGCGCGCGCCGCCGCGCCCTCGCTGAAAACGACAGGCCGCCCGGCTCACCCCGGGCGGCTTTTTCACGCCCGCCGGTTCACGCTGGCGGGCCAACTGCGCGACCCTTCGCCACAACGAGCTAAACCACCCGCATTGGGAAAAGCGTGAGCTCGCCGATTTCTGAGTGAGAGGCGGTGCAGGGCACAGGTTGTCCCTAGAGAGGTGGTTTGCACTTGAAGTCAATCTCATTCAGGCAGATGCCGGCGTGCGCGACGTTCGTGGCTGTAGGAGAGATCTTTAACTCGATCGAGCGATTGATGCTGTAATAAACGACCGCTGTTCCTAAAATCGCAAAAAATATCCCAGGGGCGACCTTTAACTTTGCCTCTCCAATCTTCGGCATCTTGAACTGTCCGTCATTGGTGACGGTCACCGGAATTTGCGCGAACAATCTGTATCCGAAATAAATGCAAAGGCAGCCGATCAGGGTTCCAAGTGTGAGTTGAGCCAAACGCGTCAGGATCAGATATTCCGCAGCCATGATTGCACCTCCGTGGGTTGTCCCCAAGGTACGGAAGGTCTGTCCTTCGGGTTTCGGCCCCGGCTTCATTTTCCAAAGTGAGATGCCGCCGGCGGCACAGACTCGCCCATGCGCTGGCGCCGATCGACCGGCACATGCAGCCCGCAAGATCCGGGCTCACCGGCGGGCTTCCTAGACTCAGCAAAAGCGCATTCCCAGGGGCCCAACTATCTCAAATCAGCGTAGTTAGATTGTCGATGGCTAGTTTGAGGTATCGCGGCGTAAGTGTTTTGGGCGGATTGTCGGTGAGATATTGCACAATGCGTGTCGCAAGATCTGATGAGATGGCCCCGCGGTGCTTAGCGCCGCGGATTTCGTTCTGAAGAAACGTCGTCGCCCTTGAGCAATCGAGATGGCAGGCGTGTGTCAGCGCTGCGTGGTCAGCTGCTTCGAGAGCGAACTGGCCAACCCCGTGGGGACGTGGGTCGGTGTTGATCCAGAAAAACAAATCGTCAGCTGCACAGATGCAAATAGTGATCTTGTCCTTTGTCGGACGCGCCAACGTCGTGTTAACGACGTAAACGTGCCCAACATTCACAAAACACCATATGCTGCGAATTCGGCTGCTTCTTGGATGATTTGATCGCGAGCGGGATTATCATCGTCGATCATTGCTTCGTATGACATAGGTCCGTTTGTCGAAGCCGATCGCCAAGACTTTTCAAGGTGCGTCAAATTCGAAAGAGCTGAAAAACCCCGTGGAGCCTTTTCGAAAGGCCTGCAGAAGGCAATCGCTTCATCTAAACATTCGAGATCGCTCGGCGAGAGAGCCTCGAAATCCGGCTGGCGCTGTGCGCGGATGCGGGAATAACGCTCTTTCGTGACAATGAATGCTCGCGTTATTGCGTCCGGATCCCCCGCTTGATCCAGCTCGCCTTCTATGAAGTTGTAGATAGTCGACGGTACCGGGCCGTTAGGCATGGCGATAAAAGTATCAGCCACAATCGGTCGCGCGTAGCGATTGAGGTGATATTTTTCGGCGTAAAACAGGACCTTGGACGCATAGAACGCCGTGATTTCCGGCCATTTCGAAGCCACGTAAGTCAGCGCC
This genomic window contains:
- a CDS encoding Panacea domain-containing protein, whose product is MTMEHSELRFQFDEKKGVEALTYVASKWPEITAFYASKVLFYAEKYHLNRYARPIVADTFIAMPNGPVPSTIYNFIEGELDQAGDPDAITRAFIVTKERYSRIRAQRQPDFEALSPSDLECLDEAIAFCRPFEKAPRGFSALSNLTHLEKSWRSASTNGPMSYEAMIDDDNPARDQIIQEAAEFAAYGVL